A stretch of the Musa acuminata AAA Group cultivar baxijiao chromosome BXJ2-7, Cavendish_Baxijiao_AAA, whole genome shotgun sequence genome encodes the following:
- the LOC103992972 gene encoding WAT1-related protein At5g07050-like gives MGGHGEFMRRAMPYLTMITLQFGYAGKHILSNASRRSGGSQYVIILYSHAFATLSMAPLAFIIEGKVQPKMTKWVFLRIFVLGLLGPVMDQIFYHAGLKHTSVIFSSAMSSISPAMTFVVAVLSGMEKVDLKKVIHQAKVVGTLATVAGAMLMALYKGPPVELVWSKHAHSLGSNSPAVTDSSSNNWVIGSGFHILATVASASLSLLREETLKQYSARLSLMTWIYFVGTLQATVVTLVLEHKPAVWTIGFDINFLAAAYAGIVTSSVAYYVEGRVTDKRGAVFAAAFSPLRMIIVAIMGASFLNEKIYLGGVLGAILIVIGLYSVLWGNSKQE, from the exons ATGGGTGGTCACGGCGAGTTCATGCGGAGGGCAATGCCCTACCTTACCATGATCACCCTGCAGTTCGGCTATGCCGGAAAGCATATCCTCTCGAACGCGTCGCGCCGCAGTGGGGGAAGCCAATACGTTATTATCCTCTACAGTCATGCTTTTGCCACGCTATCCATGGCTCCTTTAGCATTCATTATAGAAGG GAAGGTGCAGCCTAAGATGACCAAGTGGGTGTTCTTAAGGATATTTGTGTTGGGACTTCTTG GGCCTGTCATGGACCAAATCTTCTACCACGCCGGCCTGAAGCATACATCTGTTATCTTCTCATCCGCCATGAGCAGCATCTCGCCGGCCATGACCTTCGTTGTGGCCGTGCTTAGCGG GATGGAGAAGGTGGATCTGAAGAAGGTGATACACCAGGCGAAGGTGGTCGGGACTCTGGCCACCGTTGCCGGCGCCATGTTGATGGCACTCTACAAAGGACCTCCAGTGGAGCTGGTTTGGAGCAAGCATGCCCATTCTCTTGGATCCAACTCACCGGCCGTCACCGATTCGAGCAGCAACAACTGGGTTATAGGCTCCGGCTTCCACATCTTGGCCACCGTAGCTTCGGCTTCTCTGTCTCTCCTTCGG GAGGAAACCCTAAAACAATACTCTGCTCGGCTGTCTCTCATGACATGGATATACTTCGTGGGGACATTGCAAGCTACAGTAGTCACTTTGGTCTTGGAGCACAAGCCTGCTGTTTGGACCATAGGCTTCGATATCAACTTCCTCGCTGCTGCTTAcgct GGAATCGTCACATCCAGTGTCGCGTACTATGTTGAAGGGCGGGTGACAGATAAAAGAGGGGCTGTGTTTGCGGCAGCCTTCAGCCCTCTGAGGATGATCATAGTAGCCATCATGGGCGCGTCCTTCCTCAACGAAAAGATCTATCTAGGAGG CGTTCTCGGGGCGATCCTCATTGTCATCGGCCTCTATTCTGTTCTTTGGGGAAACAGTAAGCAAGAGTAG
- the LOC135616226 gene encoding probable sugar phosphate/phosphate translocator At5g25400, whose protein sequence is MVVGIMRREGGGGGGGAAVADGVLKKVLLSYAYVAIWIFLSFTVIVYNKYILDPKMYGWPFPISLTMIHMAFCSAIAFLVVRVLRLVEAPSSPSMTRAFYLSSVVPIGALYSLSLWFSNSAYMYLSVSFIQMLKALMPVAVYSIGVLFKKESFKSASMLNMLSISFGVAIAAYGEARFDATGVSLQLGAVAFEATRLVLIQILLTSKGISLNPITSLYYVAPCCLACLLVPWSLVELPVLRARSAASIRPDLLIFGTNSLCAFALNLAVFLLVGKTSALTMNIAGVVKDWLLIAFSWSVIRDTVTAVNLFGYAIAFLGVAYYNHVKLQALKAKEAQKNAALADEEAGKLLEQVDGSDSDPKVNSQA, encoded by the coding sequence ATGGTCGTCGGCATCATGCGTCGcgagggcggcggcggaggaggggggGCGGCGGTGGCGGATGGGGTGCTGAAGAAGGTGTTGCTATCGTACGCGTATGTGGCTATCTGGATCTTCCTCAGCTTCACGGTGATAGTCTACAACAAGTACATCCTCGATCCCAAGATGTACGGCTGGCCCTTCCCCATCAGCCTCACCATGATCCACATGGCCTTCTGCTCCGCCATCGCCTTCCTCGTCGTCCGCGTGCTCCGCCTCGTCGAGGCCCCGTCGTCGCCGTCCATGACCCGCGCCTTCTACCTCTCCTCCGTCGTTCCCATCGGCGCCCTCTACTCCCTCTCCCTCTGGTTCTCCAACTCCGCATACATGTACCTCTCTGTCTCCTTCATTCAGATGCTCAAAGCCCTCATGCCCGTCGCCGTCTACTCCATCGGTGTCCTCTTCAAGAAGGAGTCCTTTAAGAGCGCCTCCATGCTTAACATGCTCTCCATCTCCTTCGGCGTCGCCATTGCCGCCTACGGCGAGGCCCGCTTTGACGCCACCGGCGTCTCCCTTCAGCTCGGCGCCGTCGCATTCGAGGCCACCCGCCTCGTTCTTATCCAGATCCTCCTCACATCTAAGGGCATCTCCCTCAACCCCATCACCTCCCTCTACTACGTCGCTCCATGCTGTCTCGCCTGCCTCCTCGTCCCATGGTCCCTCGTGGAGCTCCCCGTCCTCCGCGCCCGCTCCGCCGCCTCCATCCGCCCCGACCTCCTCATCTTCGGCACCAACTCCCTCTGCGCCTTCGCCCTCAACCTCGCCGTCTTCCTTCTTGTCGGCAAGACCTCGGCCCTCACCATGAACATCGCCGGCGTCGTCAAGGACTGGCTTCTCATCGCCTTCTCCTGGTCGGTCATCCGCGACACCGTCACCGCCGTCAACCTCTTCGGCTACGCCATCGCCTTCCTAGGTGTCGCCTACTACAACCACGTCAAGCTGCAGGCACTCAAGGCCAAGGAGGCGCAGAAGAATGCCGCCCTGGCCGACGAGGAGGCCGGGAAACTCCTCGAGCAAGTCGATGGTTCTGACAGTGACCCGAAGGTTAACTCGCAAGCTTGA